In the Leptospira sp. WS4.C2 genome, one interval contains:
- a CDS encoding C1 family peptidase, which translates to MNLKLNRMIVGILLLFASAILAEEFDPSSVRSPGCKPGTFSCGYIPSSKEIQDSIPLKRDFNSFEEIPKSIDLSSQMPPVGNQGRQNSCVAWATGYAIKSYLLKNKGQVSEYDPPFAGGKGNYVFSPAFIYNQQNGGEDKGLYYYKTMEFLKSSGVAPWSSMPYTDKDYLSQPSQSSKKEALKYKIKSFSRLNYKNPDEIKRVLAGKNVVMVGMIIDDAFYKLKGSAIYDENGGQSFGGHAMTIVGYDDSKKSKSGKKGAFKLQNSWGTSWGDKGFGWVSYSMLAKVGQETYAIVDEPAPQNTPTVVAPIKKQIVPPTEIKVSKGEFDTKIVLTWNHQDLAVAYLVQRKEESEFYDLGYSDKPSFTDLYVSPNSTYVYRIISVGAEEVSIASLEVEGFTAAEPQSNGNIGQVAGLMGTVYVNGNTPNVELSWSELDGATSYTISRSDSSLKWKNIGTTKTPSFIDPSPKLGESNFYRVSASVQSKPSGDWSDAVAIDVADQTLLPNQVSHLTATSGDYANKIVLNWNAAPGAKTYYLYRFDERAEPSGQFEISGTSYNDSDPAIQNGNQYLYTIIAANDLGYAEPSEVAFGKTDPGLTKRAGGIILPSPKQLTSNPVGKDKVITLKWDSVKDSFEYYIYRKQVKGAKSGKLEFLSSVDAKKTTFSETFPGNSGDLFLYSVRSKSEFGSESKDSNFVSVFWNEPKVQVKKRAMSLEELPTAFVGKWNSMYWNPKSGPQMVGIEIQGNGQDFTAKLKLNDKEIREIKGTWSPGSHTLKAKGFLFELSKSMEGNSLAQFGTIKDFSDGTELSFTKE; encoded by the coding sequence ATGAATTTAAAATTAAACAGAATGATCGTTGGAATTTTGCTTTTGTTTGCGAGTGCAATTCTCGCGGAAGAATTTGATCCAAGTAGTGTTCGGTCTCCTGGATGTAAACCTGGAACTTTTTCTTGTGGATACATTCCGAGTTCCAAGGAAATCCAAGATAGTATCCCTCTCAAAAGAGATTTTAACTCGTTTGAGGAAATACCAAAATCTATAGATTTATCTTCACAAATGCCACCTGTGGGAAACCAAGGCCGACAAAATAGTTGTGTGGCATGGGCGACTGGTTATGCGATTAAATCCTATCTATTAAAAAACAAAGGACAGGTTTCGGAATACGATCCACCTTTTGCTGGCGGAAAGGGGAATTATGTTTTTTCCCCTGCTTTTATCTACAACCAACAGAATGGGGGGGAAGACAAAGGGTTGTATTATTACAAAACAATGGAGTTTTTAAAGTCAAGTGGTGTGGCTCCTTGGAGTAGTATGCCATACACAGATAAAGACTATCTTTCCCAACCTTCGCAAAGTTCTAAAAAAGAAGCTCTCAAATACAAAATTAAATCCTTCTCTAGATTAAATTATAAAAACCCCGATGAGATTAAGCGGGTGTTAGCCGGAAAGAATGTGGTAATGGTCGGAATGATCATAGATGACGCATTTTATAAATTAAAAGGTTCTGCCATTTATGATGAGAATGGTGGCCAAAGTTTCGGTGGTCATGCCATGACAATTGTTGGTTATGATGACAGTAAAAAATCCAAGTCGGGAAAAAAAGGTGCGTTTAAGTTACAAAACTCTTGGGGAACGAGTTGGGGAGATAAAGGATTCGGTTGGGTGTCTTATTCTATGCTTGCCAAGGTGGGACAAGAAACCTATGCAATTGTTGATGAGCCGGCGCCGCAAAACACACCAACGGTGGTGGCACCAATTAAAAAACAAATCGTTCCCCCGACGGAAATCAAGGTTTCTAAAGGTGAGTTTGATACAAAAATTGTTTTAACTTGGAACCACCAAGATTTGGCGGTTGCTTATTTAGTCCAAAGAAAAGAAGAGTCTGAGTTTTATGATCTTGGTTATTCAGACAAGCCAAGTTTTACCGATTTATATGTTTCACCTAACTCTACATATGTGTATCGAATCATATCTGTGGGTGCGGAAGAAGTATCTATTGCGTCTTTGGAAGTCGAGGGATTTACTGCAGCGGAACCTCAGTCGAATGGGAACATTGGCCAAGTGGCAGGTCTTATGGGTACAGTTTACGTTAATGGAAATACTCCCAATGTGGAACTGAGTTGGTCTGAATTAGACGGAGCCACAAGTTATACTATCTCTCGTTCTGATTCCTCTTTGAAATGGAAAAATATTGGAACCACCAAAACACCAAGTTTTATTGACCCTTCTCCCAAACTAGGCGAATCAAATTTTTATAGAGTAAGTGCTTCTGTTCAATCAAAACCATCTGGTGATTGGAGTGACGCTGTTGCCATTGATGTGGCAGACCAGACTTTGTTACCTAACCAAGTGAGCCATCTAACTGCGACTAGTGGGGATTATGCAAATAAAATAGTTTTAAATTGGAATGCGGCTCCTGGTGCAAAAACGTATTATTTATATCGATTTGATGAGAGGGCCGAACCTTCTGGACAGTTTGAAATATCTGGAACTAGTTATAATGATTCAGATCCAGCCATTCAAAATGGGAACCAATATTTATATACGATCATTGCTGCAAATGATCTGGGTTATGCGGAGCCAAGTGAAGTCGCCTTTGGAAAAACAGATCCTGGTCTTACAAAAAGAGCGGGTGGAATTATTTTACCATCACCGAAACAACTAACATCAAATCCTGTTGGTAAGGATAAAGTCATTACCTTGAAATGGGATTCTGTAAAAGACAGTTTTGAATACTATATTTACCGTAAACAGGTGAAAGGAGCGAAATCGGGGAAATTGGAATTTCTATCCAGTGTTGACGCTAAAAAAACTACATTCAGTGAAACTTTCCCTGGGAACTCGGGAGATTTGTTTTTATACTCAGTTCGGTCTAAATCGGAATTTGGTTCGGAGTCGAAAGATTCGAATTTTGTATCTGTATTTTGGAATGAACCAAAGGTTCAAGTGAAAAAAAGAGCCATGTCTTTGGAAGAGTTACCTACTGCGTTTGTTGGAAAGTGGAACTCCATGTATTGGAATCCAAAATCAGGCCCGCAAATGGTTGGAATAGAAATTCAAGGGAATGGCCAAGATTTTACCGCTAAGTTAAAGTTAAATGATAAGGAAATTCGAGAAATTAAAGGAACTTGGTCACCTGGTAGTCATACTTTGAAGGCAAAGGGGTTTTTATTTGAATTATCTAAATCAATGGAAGGAAATTCTCTGGCTCAGTTCGGTACCATCAAAGACTTTAGTGATGGTACCGAACTGAGTTTTACCAAAGAGTAG
- a CDS encoding permease, translated as MISFSKFFILVCLVLFPALMAVANPKTKKNKTQGWNLKNQKGNWKPMDLVWEESSGAVAPEFRYGKQYRLVAGQNKILLTRKVFRANNQILNETKEVSSKLYESWMQKLFQTGITSLTFESPPTEIITGVSYNYVSFQLGSAKSRFYYRLEERKEPSWKQKNTIIHIIERMKP; from the coding sequence TTGATTTCGTTTTCTAAATTTTTTATCCTTGTTTGTTTGGTTTTATTTCCGGCATTGATGGCTGTTGCAAATCCCAAAACAAAAAAAAACAAAACACAGGGATGGAATCTAAAGAATCAAAAAGGGAATTGGAAACCAATGGACCTTGTATGGGAAGAAAGCTCTGGTGCTGTTGCCCCTGAGTTTCGGTATGGAAAACAATACCGCCTAGTTGCGGGACAAAATAAAATTTTACTCACCCGTAAAGTATTCCGCGCGAACAACCAAATACTCAATGAAACGAAAGAAGTATCTTCGAAACTTTATGAATCGTGGATGCAAAAACTTTTTCAAACAGGGATAACATCTTTAACTTTCGAATCTCCACCAACAGAGATAATTACCGGTGTGAGTTACAACTATGTTTCTTTTCAGCTGGGTTCCGCCAAATCGAGGTTTTATTACCGTCTAGAAGAACGTAAAGAGCCAAGTTGGAAACAAAAAAATACTATCATACATATCATTGAGAGGATGAAACCATGA